In Apium graveolens cultivar Ventura chromosome 10, ASM990537v1, whole genome shotgun sequence, the following are encoded in one genomic region:
- the LOC141690032 gene encoding uncharacterized protein LOC141690032, whose translation MSGTPNKRLHEDVGGHSANLKHSHESKHSQEGSASHPSVGSKLTSSIINEYRASYDTGNDGRSPKIQRTESRDADRSSLLPTYRISASSHDAHPVTSENKFEIRESKDSSRDAKNDIRGMYPNAKVDKDARFESKGNENKETKHEIAHYPEHKSEMKTDKEVYSRDNNQPGWKESKEQYRGKRNSDNTGGNVDAWHASRPSAHGPVDIGKEVLTTDERKSHVAVGENKFDKAYDKFKDKDRKRKEGKHRDLGERDKEGSNRRTTDEGKESTRDEKESEKCDRERKDLSKEKEKSKERDAKRDTLIVADKEVPQKELMDVSGKATDQDTSAVEPKKQKEHHNWKQTQSLKIMDKEAKGGKKEKDSDIEGDKNEKSSSCYNKESDDGCVEVEGGTGKERDALSYGVQQRKRMLRPKGSPQMGDRDPQSKSCAQENEGSQGKPEVSAVTYKVGECMQDLIKLWKEFESSQADKPSASFQKGPTLEIRIPAEHVIATNRQVRGGQLWGTDIYTDDSDLVAVLMHTGYCRPTASPPHPAIQELRAVIRVLPPQDCYFSTLRNNVRSRAWGAAIGCSYRVESCYIVKKGGGTIDLEPCLTHTSTIEPTLAPVVVERTMTTRAAASNALRQQRFVREVTIQYNLCNEPWTKYSISAVADKGMKKPLYTSARLKKGEVLYLESHSHRYELCFSGEKMVKTATIALANPTETERSQNHYSNGTNVEKGSTDCDTGRVDVFRWSRCKKPLPQQLMLSMGIPLPLENVEVLEDNLDWEDIEWSQTGVWIAGKEYHLARVHFLSPN comes from the exons ATGAGTGGTACTCCTAATAAACGGTTGCATGAGGATGTCGGAGGTCATTCGGCCAACTTGAAGCACTCGCATGAGTCGAAACACTCGCAGGAAGGATCTGCTTCTCATCCAAGTGTGGGCTCCAAGCTCACTTCATCAATCATAAATGAGTACCGTGCTTCGTATGATACGGGGAATGATGGTCGGTCACCAAAGATTCAACGAACCGAATCCCGTGATGCAGATCGGTCATCTTTATTGCCTACATATCGAATCTCAGCATCCTCGCATGATGCACATCCTGTCACTTCTGAAAATAAATTTGAGATAAGAGAATCCAAAGATAGTAGTAGGGATGCGAAGAACGACATTCGGGGAATGTATCCAAATGCAAAAGTCGATAAAGATGCCAGATTCGAAAGCAAAGGAAATGAAAATAAAGAAACTAAACATGAGATAGCACATTATCCAGAACATAAAAGTGAGATGAAAACTGATAAGGAAGTTTACTCTAGAGATAATAATCAACCTGGCTGGAAAGAATCTAAAGAACAATACAGGGGGAAAAGGAACTCTGATAACACTGGTGGAAACGTAGATGCATGGCATGCATCTCGACCTAGTGCTCATGGGCCAGTAGACATCGGAAAGGAGGTCTTGACTACAGATGAGAGGAAGTCTCACGTGGCTGTTGGAGAGAACAAGTTTGATAAAGCATATGATAAATTCAAGGATAAAGATAGGAAAAGGAAGGAAGGAAAGCACCGAGACTTGGGAGAGAGGGATAAGGAAGGAAGCAATCGCCGTACCACTGATGAGGGCAAAGAATCAACGCGTGATGAGAAAGAATCTGAAAAGTGTGATAGGGAGAGGAAGGATCtttcaaaagaaaaggaaaaatcGAAGGAAAGAGATGCTAAAAGAGATACGTTGATTGTAGCTGACAAAGAGGTTCCACAAAAGGAATTAATGGATGTCTCTGGTAAAGCTACGGATCAGGATACTTCAGCAGTAGagcctaagaaacagaaagaacatcATAATTGGAAACAGACTCAGAGCTTGAAAATTATGGATAAGGAAGCTAAAGGCGGGAAAAAGGAAAAAGATTCTGATATTGAAGGAGACAAAAATGAAAAGAGTAGTAGTTGCTATAATAAAGAATCAGATGATGGATGTGTCGAAGTAGAAGGAGGTACCGGAAAAGAAAGAGATGCTTTAAGCTATGGAGTTCAGCAGCGTAAGAGGATGTTACGCCCCAAGGGAAGTCCGCAAATGGGAGATCGTGATCCGCAGTCCAAGTCCTGTGCTCAGGAAAATGAAGG GTCTCAAG GAAAACCTGAAGTTTCAGCCGTTACTTACAAAGTGGGTGAATGTATGCAAGATTTGATAAAATTGTGGAAGGAATTTGAATCCTCTCAGGCTGATAAACCTTCTGCAAGCTTTCAGAAGGGTCCTACTCTTGAAATCCGGATTCCAGCTGAGCATGTTATTGCTACAAATCGCCAG GTTAGAGGGGGGCAACTATGGGGGACTGACATATACACTGATGATTCTGATCTTGTTGCTG TCCTTATGCATACAGGTTACTGTCGCCCAACTGCTTCTCCTCCACACCCTGCTATTCAGGAGTTAAGAGCTGTGATTCGAGTCTTACCTCCACAAGATT GCTACTTTTCTACACTGAGGAACAATGTACGTTCCCGTGCTTGGGGAGCTGCCATTGGTTGTAGTTACCGTGTGGAGAGTTGTTACATTGTTAAG AAAGGAGGCGGAACCATCGATCTTGAGCCTTGCCTTACTCATACCTCAACAATTGAGCCGACCCTCGCGCCGGTGGTTGTGGAGAGAACAATGACTACAAGAGCTGCAGCTTCG AATGCATTACGGCAGCAAAGATTTGTGCGGGAAGTTACTATACAGTACAACCTTTGTAATGAGCCTTG GACTAAATACAGTATCAGCGCTGTTGCTGATAAGGGTATGAAAAAGCCCCTTTATACTTCTGCCCGCTTGAAAAAGGGAGAAGTTTTGTACTTGGAAAGTCATTCTCACAG ATATGAGCTCTGCTTTAGTGGAGAGAAGATGGTTAAGACAGCCACAATTGCTCTTGCAAATCCAACTGAGACTGAGAGATCACAAAATCACTATTCTAATGGCACAAATGTTGAAAAGGGTTCAACCGACTGTGATACTGGTAGAGTTGATGTCTTCCGATGGTCACGTTGTAAGAAGCCCCTTCCCCAACAGTTGATGCTTTCTATGGGAATTCCGCTGCCCCTTGAAAACGTGGAG GTGTTGGAGGATAATCTTGATTGGGAAGACATCGAGTGGTCACAAACAGGAGTTTGGATAGCCGGAAAAGAATACCATCTTGCTCGCGTGCACTTTCTTTCTCCCAACTAG
- the LOC141692115 gene encoding uncharacterized protein LOC141692115 — protein sequence MDKSWIKADRDSLCARSSVGSTCPPSKLIPISETFNVCEVAYSREDCDKESDNFKRFVADAGQPLFEGSECTKLESVLKLHNWKARFGVSDKAFTDLLQSIGSILPKDNLLPSNMYEAKKTLTDLGLEYIKFHACPNDYVLYRGPILESSSECPKCHLSRWKVGKDGQVRVNVPAKVMWYFPIIPRFKRMFKSSSTAELMSWHANNRSKDGKMRHPSDSPSWRNVDCRWPEFGSEARNIRLGLAADGPQEPGNDIDVYLQPLIDDLKKLWEEGEPNVRQRTAFNGEQEFGCTPEPLSREEVLGQQQQLRFSFGKGGSQKRWSLHGKNSQFFFELEYWKFHHVRHCLDVMHVEKNVCDNIIGTLLHMKFKSKDSLASRLDLVDMGIRPDLALEVGEKRTYLPPAPYTLSRKKNKQYWHHCTA from the exons ATGGATAAGTCTTGGATAAAAGCCGATAGGGATTCTCTATG TGCTAGGTCATCTGTTGGTAGTACTTGTCCTCCCTCGAAGCTCATACCAATTTCAGAAACATTTAATGTGTGTGAAGTAGCTTATAGTAGGGAAGATTGCGATAAAGAGTCAGATAACTTTAAGAGGTTTGTTGCCGATGCAGGACAACCTCTGTTTGAGGGAAGTGAGTGTACTAAACTGGAGTCGGTCTTAAAATTACATAATTGGAAGGCAAGGTTTGGAGTTTCCGATAAAGCTTTTACTGATCTGCTTCAATCAATTGGATCAATTCTTCCTAAAGATAATCTACTTCCGTCTAATATGTATGAAGCCAAGAAAACCTTGACTGATTTAGGCCTCGAGTATATTAAATTCCACGCTTGTCCAAATGATTACGTATTATACAGGGGTCCAATTCTCGAGTCTTCTTCCGAGTGTCCCAAATGCCATCTCTCTCGCTGGAAAGTTGGGAAAGATGGTCAAGTTAGGGTAAATGTGCCAGCTAAGGTTATGTGGTATTTTCCGATAATCCCCAGATTTAAAAGAATGTTTAAATCTTCATCTACTGCTGAATTAATGAGTTGGCATGCAAATAATCGATCCAAAGATGGAAAGATGCGTCACCCCTCTGAttctccttcttggagaaatGTAGATTGTAGGTGGCCTGAGTTTGGTAGCGAGGCAAGAAATATACGTTTAGGATTGGCGGCCGATG GCCCACAAGAGCCTGGTAATGATATTGATGTATATCTCCAGCCACTGATCGACGATTTAAAAAAATTGTGGGAGGAAGGTGAACCAAACGT GAGACAAAGGACAGCTTTTAATGGAGAACAAGAATTTGGTTGTACACCTGAACCACTTAGCAGAGAGGAAGTGTTGGGGCAACAACAGCAACTTAGGTTCAGTTTTGGGAAAGGGGGAAGCCAAAAAAGGTGGAGTCTCCATGGAAAAAATAGTCAGTTTTTTTTTGAGTTAGAGTATTGGAAGTTTCACCATGTTCGACATTGTTTAGATGTCATGCACGTCGAAAAGAATGTGTGTGATAATATAATTGGGACACTTCTGCACATGAAATTCAAGAGTAAAGACAGCCTTGCCTCGCGTCTTGATTTGGTTGACATGGGAATACGGCCTGATTTAGCTCTAGAAGTAGGTGAAAAAAGAACATACCTACCTCCTGCCCCTTATACTCTCTCCCGGAAGAAAAACAAACAATATTGGCATCATTGTACGGCATGA
- the LOC141692117 gene encoding putative F-box protein At4g17780, translating into MSPRLARELLVGAKMKRLARELQPELPEEVIIDEILTRLPIKSVVRFKSVSKSWLSLLSGSHFIQKHKTRSPMQNPIDYDCLVTNKKLHISIVSRNQEIFLLPINAYSLIGSVNGLVCLLRHFKRLSLWNPAIHKSIEFNLPQNKQGGYSYPNLVGVSFDYVSNDYKVVVVYESCAYVYSSISSLWIPLCIPDLKFLVNKFEDIPTTYVKDCPYWTYSTYSSDNYMFVTCAGYCSYGTYPSVKNNFVKSLTALKFDATSNKFKLVTEFFPDARSNEHGKTFRFVNMRDVLTLMAHEPSPIGKLDVYSLDEGCGVWIKMYDLGPFERFRRFQFMQQGFKYGDEIVFLEYGKIYYYDHKTDTFKCLQGKNGSRFLNCFTYTPTMVSLQGMKSIYSDNQTRPLGDPMRLITSLKE; encoded by the coding sequence ATGAGTCCTCGGTTAGCCAGGGAGCTGCTGGTTGGTGCAAAAATGAAAAGACTGGCTAGAGAGCTTCAGCCGGAGCTGCCGGAAGAAGTAATTATTGACGAGATTCTCACACGACTTCCAATCAAATCGGTTGTGCGTTTTAAATCTGTATCCAAATCATGGCTATCTCTACTCTCCGGTTCACACTTCATTCAAAAGCACAAGACTCGCAGTCCCATGCAAAACCCTATCGACTATGACTGTCTTGTAACTAATAAAAAGCTCCATATCTCCATTGTTTCCCGAAACCAAGAGATTTTTTTACTCCCTATCAATGCTTACTCTTTGATTGGTTCCGTTAATGGCTTAGTTTGTCTCCTTCGCCACTTCAAACGGTTGTCCTTATGGAATCCCGCAATTCACAAATCTATTGAATTTAATCTTCCACAAAACAAACAAGGCGGTTATAGTTATCCAAATCTAGTTGGAGTCAGCTTTGATTATGTAAGTAATGATTACAAGGTAGTAGTCGTCTACGAGTCATGTGCTTATGTTTACTCCTCTATCTCCAGTTTATGGATTCCGCTATGCATTCCTGATCTTAAGTTTCTTGTGAATAAATTTGAGGACATTCCAACTACTTACGTAAAGGATTGTCCTTATTGGACATATTCTACGTATTCTTCCGATAACTACATGTTTGTTACATGTGCGGGTTATTGTTCTTATGGCACATATCCCTCCGTTAAGAACAACTTTGTTAAATCTTTGACTGCACTCAAGTTTGATGCTACAAGTAACAAGTTCAAGTTGGTGACCGAGTTTTTTCCTGATGCACGGAGTAATGAACATGGAAAGACATTCAGATTCGTGAATATGAGAGATGTTCTTACTTTGATGGCACATGAACCATCTCCAATTGGCAAGCTCGATGTATATTCTTTGGACGAGGGATGTGGTGTCTGGATCAAGATGTATGACCTTGGCCCTTTCGAAAGATTTAGACGATTTCAGTTCATGCAACAGGGTTTCAAGTACGGTGATGAGATTGTATTCCTTGAATATGGTAAGATCTACTACTATGATCACAAAACAGATACCTTCAAGTGTCTTCAAGGCAAAAACGGCTCTCGATTTTTAAACTGTTTTACATATACCCCAACTATGGTTTCCCTTCAAGGAATGAAATCCATTTATTCGGACAACCAAACTCGTCCACTTGGAGACCCTATGAGATTGATCACTTCACTAAAGGAGTAA